In Trichocoleus sp. FACHB-46, a single window of DNA contains:
- a CDS encoding DUF4278 domain-containing protein — MKLRYRGVGYEIAQAVPSQPMSVTPVTLIYRGNSYQSNQHQLMPHGIGSQHSMTNQSPQITSLPRTIARPQLIYRGAAYTP; from the coding sequence ATGAAACTTCGCTATCGCGGTGTTGGCTACGAAATCGCTCAGGCCGTTCCATCTCAACCGATGAGCGTTACTCCAGTCACACTCATCTATCGGGGTAATTCATATCAGAGCAATCAGCACCAACTCATGCCTCATGGGATTGGTAGCCAGCACTCTATGACTAACCAATCGCCTCAAATTACTTCCCTTCCTAGAACTATAGCAAGGCCGCAACTGATTTACCGCGGTGCTGCTTATACCCCTTAA